The Leptolyngbya subtilissima AS-A7 genome includes a region encoding these proteins:
- the egtB gene encoding ergothioneine biosynthesis protein EgtB: protein MTATDLVAQYWAVRHLSETLCEPLEIEDYGVQSMADVSPPKWHLAHTSWFFETFLLRPHLAGYREFHPGYGYLFNSYYEAVGDRHPRPQRGLLSRPTVKEVYEYRAHVDAAMERLLCDGQGPAREGHRADHPAVAELTTLGLHHEQQHQELILTDLKYNLAINPLRPVYRSDVALGQVQPLTPLAFVDFRGGLYDLGHQSSGFAFDNESPAHRVYLQDFALANRLVTNGEYLEFIADKGYQTAAHWLAEGWGMVQSEGWQAPLYWEQRDGEWWVFTLGGMQPVNPAAPVCHLSYFEADAFAQWRGDRLPTEAEWEVAASGVSIQGNLLAADHLHPQPASKSQKLQQLYGDVWEWTQSAYLPYPGFRPAPGAVGEYNGKFMCNQMVLRGGSCVTPPDHIRPSYRNFFPPSARWQFSGLRLAKGVDG, encoded by the coding sequence TTGACCGCCACTGATTTGGTTGCTCAATATTGGGCTGTGCGCCACCTCAGCGAGACCCTCTGTGAACCGCTTGAGATTGAAGACTATGGCGTACAGAGCATGGCTGATGTCAGTCCTCCTAAGTGGCATCTAGCCCACACTAGCTGGTTTTTTGAGACCTTTCTGCTGCGCCCCCACCTCGCAGGCTACCGAGAATTTCACCCCGGCTACGGCTACTTGTTTAACTCCTACTATGAGGCAGTGGGCGATCGCCATCCTCGACCTCAGCGCGGCCTGCTGTCGCGCCCCACAGTAAAAGAGGTCTACGAATATCGCGCCCATGTAGATGCAGCAATGGAAAGGCTACTGTGCGATGGTCAAGGACCGGCCCGAGAGGGCCATCGCGCCGACCATCCCGCCGTGGCAGAACTGACCACCCTCGGGCTGCACCACGAGCAGCAACACCAAGAACTCATCCTCACCGACCTCAAATACAACCTAGCAATCAATCCCCTGCGCCCGGTCTACCGTTCAGACGTCGCCTTGGGACAGGTTCAACCCCTAACACCGCTGGCATTCGTGGATTTTCGCGGCGGCCTCTATGACCTTGGCCATCAATCTTCTGGGTTTGCCTTTGACAACGAAAGCCCAGCCCATCGGGTCTATCTCCAAGATTTTGCCCTGGCCAACCGCCTCGTCACCAACGGCGAATATCTAGAATTTATTGCTGACAAAGGCTACCAGACCGCTGCCCACTGGCTCGCTGAGGGCTGGGGCATGGTGCAGAGCGAAGGCTGGCAAGCACCTCTGTACTGGGAGCAGCGCGACGGGGAGTGGTGGGTGTTTACGCTGGGCGGCATGCAGCCCGTGAACCCAGCGGCACCTGTATGCCACCTCAGCTACTTTGAGGCCGATGCCTTTGCCCAGTGGCGGGGCGATCGCCTCCCCACCGAAGCCGAATGGGAAGTCGCTGCCTCAGGAGTTTCTATCCAAGGCAATCTCCTCGCCGCCGACCATCTGCACCCGCAACCCGCATCGAAATCCCAGAAACTTCAGCAGCTCTACGGCGATGTGTGGGAATGGACCCAGAGCGCCTACCTGCCCTACCCCGGCTTTCGCCCCGCCCCTGGCGCCGTGGGAGAATACAACGGCAAGTTTATGTGCAACCAAATGGTGCTACGCGGTGGATCCTGCGTGACTCCGCCCGACCACATTCGCCCCAGCTACCGCAATTTCTTTCCCCCCAGCGCCCGGTGGCAGTTTAGCGGCCTGCGGCTAGCGAAGGGAGTGGATGGGTAG
- a CDS encoding DUF760 domain-containing protein, giving the protein MSNSSGKAQDLFNGFKNSSEHPNSLMQYVHGMSPETIAQLSNPASTEVQQMMEHNIIGLLGGLPSQHFDVEITTNRENLGRLLASAMMSGYFLRGAEQRMAFEDSLMSAESVPEIE; this is encoded by the coding sequence GTGAGCAATTCTTCCGGTAAAGCCCAAGACCTTTTCAACGGCTTCAAAAACTCCTCTGAGCATCCCAACTCCCTCATGCAGTACGTCCATGGCATGAGCCCTGAGACGATTGCCCAGCTCTCTAATCCTGCCTCTACTGAAGTGCAGCAGATGATGGAACACAACATTATCGGCTTGCTCGGTGGGCTGCCGTCTCAGCACTTTGACGTAGAAATCACCACCAACCGCGAAAACCTGGGTCGTCTGCTGGCCTCTGCTATGATGAGCGGGTATTTTCTGCGGGGTGCCGAACAGCGCATGGCCTTCGAGGACTCGCTGATGTCGGCCGAATCTGTCCCTGAGATTGAGTGA
- a CDS encoding DUF4383 domain-containing protein: MNSMNSEQKCALALGIIFTFLGIAGFIPALINLPGGGMGASVPVDTSAIPVSGGPTYIAAYLRGFGYLFGLFPTNLLHNMVHLAIGGFGLFSATGKEGAFRYNRFFAISYLLLAVMGLIPLSNTLFGIMPIFGNNVWFNAVTGAIAAYFAFVWHPSHPESTAPSTQ; this comes from the coding sequence ATGAACAGCATGAATAGTGAACAAAAATGTGCATTAGCACTGGGAATCATCTTTACCTTTTTAGGAATTGCTGGTTTCATTCCCGCTCTTATCAACCTGCCTGGCGGAGGAATGGGAGCTAGTGTACCGGTAGACACAAGCGCAATTCCAGTTAGCGGTGGGCCTACTTACATAGCTGCTTACCTAAGAGGTTTTGGCTATTTGTTTGGGCTCTTCCCGACTAACCTACTTCACAACATGGTTCACTTAGCCATCGGTGGTTTTGGTCTGTTTTCGGCTACGGGTAAGGAAGGGGCATTTAGATACAATCGATTCTTTGCTATTAGCTATTTGCTGCTTGCCGTTATGGGGTTGATTCCGCTCTCAAATACCCTCTTTGGTATCATGCCCATCTTTGGCAACAACGTTTGGTTCAACGCTGTAACAGGGGCGATCGCGGCTTACTTCGCCTTCGTCTGGCATCCTAGCCATCCCGAATCGACAGCTCCTTCTACTCAATAG
- the mutY gene encoding A/G-specific adenine glycosylase has translation MRAELLAWYGDCGRTLPWRNIDNPYAIWISEIMLQQTQVKTVLPYYQRWLEQFPTVEALAAADQQTVLKAWEGLGYYARARNLHQAAQRIVAEHNGEIPKDFDTITTLPGIGKTTAGGILSSAFNLPHAILDGNVKRVLARLVALPVPPARALKDLWQLSEVLLDPTNPRDFNQALMDLGATLCTRRNPQCDRCPWQAHCQAYNRNIQSELPMSETKGPLPHKQIGVAVIWNGQDQILIDRRKQEGLLGGLWEFPGGKIEPGETIEDCIAREIQEELGIEIAVGDRLCTVTHAYSHFKVTLNVHHCTHLSGEPQPIECDEVRWVTLDTIEEYPFPKANIHIINALRAYAAGQTPLDVVETAPLT, from the coding sequence TTGCGGGCAGAGCTGTTGGCTTGGTATGGCGACTGTGGCCGCACCCTGCCCTGGCGCAATATCGACAACCCCTACGCCATTTGGATCTCGGAGATCATGCTCCAGCAGACCCAGGTGAAGACGGTACTGCCCTACTACCAGCGGTGGCTAGAGCAGTTCCCCACTGTGGAGGCGCTGGCCGCTGCCGATCAGCAAACGGTGCTCAAAGCCTGGGAGGGGTTGGGCTATTACGCCCGCGCCCGCAACCTACACCAGGCCGCCCAACGCATTGTGGCCGAGCACAATGGCGAAATTCCCAAGGATTTTGACACCATCACTACGCTGCCCGGCATTGGCAAAACCACGGCGGGGGGCATTCTCAGCTCAGCCTTTAACCTGCCCCACGCCATTCTCGACGGCAATGTGAAGCGGGTGCTGGCCCGGCTGGTGGCGCTGCCGGTGCCCCCAGCCAGAGCGCTCAAGGATCTTTGGCAACTCTCAGAAGTTTTGCTAGATCCGACGAACCCCCGCGACTTTAACCAGGCGTTGATGGATCTGGGCGCAACCCTGTGTACGCGGCGCAATCCGCAGTGCGATCGCTGCCCCTGGCAGGCCCACTGCCAAGCCTATAATCGCAATATTCAATCGGAGCTGCCCATGTCAGAAACCAAAGGCCCCCTGCCCCATAAGCAAATCGGCGTCGCTGTGATTTGGAATGGGCAAGACCAAATTCTGATCGATCGCCGCAAGCAAGAAGGGCTTCTGGGCGGGCTGTGGGAGTTCCCAGGCGGCAAAATCGAGCCCGGCGAGACAATCGAGGACTGTATCGCGCGAGAAATTCAGGAAGAACTGGGGATTGAAATTGCGGTAGGCGATCGCCTCTGCACTGTCACTCATGCCTATTCGCACTTTAAAGTCACCCTCAACGTGCACCACTGCACCCATCTAAGCGGCGAGCCCCAACCGATCGAGTGCGACGAGGTGCGCTGGGTCACCCTAGACACCATTGAGGAATACCCCTTTCCCAAAGCCAACATCCACATCATTAATGCTCTACGGGCCTACGCGGCGGGGCAAACACCCTTGGATGTGGTCGAAACTGCGCCTTTAACGTAA
- the thiC gene encoding phosphomethylpyrimidine synthase: MRTEWIAKRQGHTNVSQMHYARQGIITEEMAYVAKRENLPADLIRNEVARGRMIIPANINHPNLEPMAIGIASKCKVNANIGASPNSSDINEEVAKLHLAVKYGADTLMDLSTGGGDLDAIRTAIINASTIPIGTVPVYQALESVHGNIENLTADDFLHIIEKHAQQGVDYQTIHAGILIEHLPLVRDRITGIVSRGGGILARWMLHHHKQNPLYTHFNDIIEIFKRYDVSFSLGDSLRPGCLHDATDAAQMAELKTLGQLTHQAWEHNVQVMVEGPGHVPMDQIDYNVKKQMEECAEAPFYVLGPLVTDIAAGYDHISSAIGAALAGWSGAAMLCYVTPKEHLGLPNAEDVRAGLIAYKIAAHAADIARHRPGARDRDDAMSHARYNFDWNKQFELSLDPERAKEYHDETLPADIYKTAEFCSMCGPKFCPMQTKVDADALTELEKFLAKEKATV; encoded by the coding sequence ATGAGAACTGAATGGATCGCCAAGCGCCAAGGTCACACCAACGTGTCCCAAATGCACTACGCTCGCCAAGGCATCATCACCGAAGAAATGGCCTACGTGGCAAAGCGGGAGAACCTACCCGCCGACCTGATCCGCAATGAGGTGGCGCGGGGCCGCATGATCATCCCGGCCAACATCAATCACCCAAACTTGGAACCGATGGCAATCGGCATCGCCTCGAAGTGCAAGGTGAATGCCAACATCGGCGCGTCGCCCAACTCGTCGGATATCAATGAAGAAGTAGCCAAGCTTCACCTGGCGGTGAAGTACGGGGCCGACACCTTGATGGATCTTTCGACCGGAGGCGGCGATCTCGATGCCATTCGCACCGCCATCATTAATGCCTCGACAATTCCAATCGGCACAGTGCCGGTGTATCAGGCCCTAGAGAGCGTCCACGGCAACATCGAAAACCTCACCGCCGATGACTTTCTCCACATCATCGAGAAGCACGCCCAGCAGGGGGTCGATTACCAGACCATCCACGCCGGAATTTTGATTGAGCACTTGCCCTTGGTACGCGATCGCATCACCGGCATTGTCTCGCGCGGCGGCGGCATTCTTGCCCGCTGGATGCTGCACCACCACAAGCAAAACCCGCTCTACACCCACTTCAACGACATTATCGAGATCTTCAAGCGCTATGACGTGAGCTTTAGTCTAGGGGATTCGCTTCGCCCCGGCTGCCTGCACGATGCCACCGATGCCGCTCAAATGGCCGAACTCAAAACCCTGGGCCAGCTCACCCACCAAGCGTGGGAGCACAACGTGCAGGTAATGGTGGAAGGCCCCGGCCACGTACCGATGGATCAGATCGACTACAACGTCAAAAAGCAAATGGAAGAGTGCGCCGAAGCGCCCTTCTACGTGCTCGGCCCATTGGTCACCGACATCGCCGCCGGCTACGACCACATTAGTTCTGCCATTGGCGCGGCGCTAGCAGGCTGGAGCGGGGCAGCTATGCTCTGCTACGTGACGCCGAAGGAGCACCTGGGTCTACCCAACGCTGAGGATGTGCGGGCGGGGCTAATCGCCTACAAAATTGCGGCTCACGCAGCGGACATTGCCCGGCACAGACCAGGAGCGCGCGATCGCGACGATGCCATGTCCCACGCCCGCTACAACTTCGACTGGAACAAACAGTTCGAGCTATCGCTGGATCCTGAGCGGGCTAAAGAGTACCACGACGAAACCCTGCCTGCCGACATCTACAAAACCGCCGAGTTTTGCTCCATGTGCGGCCCCAAATTCTGCCCCATGCAGACCAAGGTCGATGCTGATGCTCTGACTGAGTTAGAGAAGTTCTTGGCCAAGGAGAAGGCAACAGTGTAA
- a CDS encoding DUF3352 domain-containing protein, producing MPPLATHAAEPEAWQHLPNNTALVLLIDTTTDTWGQLSQYQLFKLLDEEQGLTPALPGLPYLPYGIDFDSEVAPWIGDTAVVALLPVQPGETTTIADASIMVAPVANAEAFAAFRDTFFELQGEAPEITSALGTEIYFWPTPDFDDWSEPVIPETFAPTETDPCDWESDDWESEPDLEVLDGPSPDMGETEVVPLKSYPAPTQILRFNEAVGLPLTVKSFHEEEEFEVEVPVPLPEFGPSGLAVAFLPDALITAENPAALEQYLRLRQSEAQNSLGDSREFQRTLANRQRTQALFAVYGNALELLNYDLSATTLPAAELPLPFPTPPTSLDDETLQTLRSLNFGGTLEALVYPMATGMQFRGRYYYDAVPFTFGLTPTVANADSPLELLPASTFVVMSGRNIAGFWRTVASILDQASDFTRDGLATVRAGFTLFTGLDLDDDVFGWMDGEYAIAAFPAEGGPLQYVGLGLLLQTSARPTADRTLAAVDDLLPNVGLTVNPRTVNQRLATSWELFSSLSGDYVPDLSVGSHGWVTDDTLAITSGAVPMASVLAPSPHDPLADFFLFDEATATFPTPNDGYFYLNVGATLALAYEVFGFHDDPSFNVAKPYLGSLRSLSATTALTANHMELQGQLGLAPRRD from the coding sequence ATGCCGCCCCTGGCTACCCACGCCGCCGAACCCGAAGCTTGGCAGCACCTGCCCAACAACACCGCCCTAGTGCTGCTGATCGACACGACCACCGACACCTGGGGGCAGCTCAGCCAGTACCAGCTCTTCAAGCTGTTGGACGAGGAACAGGGATTGACTCCAGCCCTACCGGGGTTGCCCTACCTGCCCTACGGAATTGACTTTGACAGCGAAGTGGCTCCGTGGATTGGCGACACGGCTGTGGTGGCTCTGCTGCCGGTACAGCCTGGGGAGACGACAACGATTGCCGATGCCTCGATCATGGTGGCCCCGGTCGCTAACGCTGAGGCCTTTGCCGCCTTTCGCGATACCTTTTTTGAGCTGCAAGGTGAGGCCCCTGAGATTACCTCCGCTTTGGGCACCGAGATTTACTTTTGGCCCACCCCTGACTTCGACGACTGGTCTGAGCCAGTCATTCCTGAAACCTTTGCCCCTACTGAAACTGACCCCTGCGATTGGGAATCTGACGACTGGGAGTCTGAGCCGGATCTAGAAGTTCTAGACGGTCCTAGCCCCGACATGGGGGAGACCGAGGTTGTGCCCCTCAAGTCCTACCCTGCGCCGACGCAAATTCTGCGCTTTAACGAAGCCGTGGGGCTACCTCTCACCGTCAAATCTTTCCACGAAGAGGAGGAGTTTGAGGTCGAGGTGCCGGTGCCCCTGCCGGAGTTTGGCCCCAGTGGGTTGGCTGTGGCCTTTCTGCCCGATGCCCTGATTACGGCAGAAAACCCCGCCGCCCTTGAGCAATATCTGCGTCTGCGCCAGAGCGAAGCCCAAAACTCCCTCGGCGATAGCCGAGAGTTTCAGCGCACCTTGGCCAATCGACAGCGCACCCAGGCGCTCTTTGCCGTCTACGGCAACGCCCTTGAGTTGCTGAACTATGACCTCTCGGCAACCACCCTACCCGCCGCCGAGCTGCCGCTGCCTTTCCCCACGCCCCCCACTAGCCTGGATGACGAGACGCTGCAAACCCTGCGATCGCTCAACTTTGGCGGCACCCTAGAGGCGCTGGTGTACCCCATGGCTACCGGCATGCAGTTTCGGGGCCGCTACTACTACGATGCGGTGCCGTTTACCTTTGGCCTCACCCCCACGGTGGCCAATGCCGACAGCCCCCTAGAGCTACTGCCCGCCTCGACCTTTGTAGTCATGAGCGGTCGCAACATTGCGGGCTTTTGGCGCACTGTGGCCAGCATTTTGGATCAGGCTAGCGACTTTACCCGAGACGGGCTCGCCACGGTGCGCGCTGGGTTTACCCTCTTCACCGGACTTGATCTGGACGACGATGTCTTCGGCTGGATGGATGGGGAATATGCGATCGCCGCCTTCCCCGCCGAGGGTGGCCCCTTGCAATATGTGGGGCTAGGGCTGCTGCTGCAAACGAGCGCTCGCCCCACCGCCGACCGCACTCTAGCAGCAGTGGATGACCTGCTGCCCAACGTTGGCTTGACCGTCAACCCCAGAACCGTCAACCAACGGCTCGCCACCAGCTGGGAGCTATTTTCTAGCTTGAGCGGTGACTACGTGCCCGACCTCAGCGTGGGTAGCCACGGCTGGGTCACCGACGATACTCTGGCGATCACCTCTGGCGCGGTGCCGATGGCGAGTGTTTTGGCCCCCTCGCCCCACGACCCCCTCGCTGACTTTTTCCTGTTTGACGAGGCAACAGCGACCTTTCCCACTCCCAACGACGGCTACTTTTATTTGAATGTGGGCGCGACCTTGGCCCTGGCCTACGAGGTATTTGGCTTCCATGACGACCCTAGTTTCAATGTCGCCAAACCCTATCTCGGCAGCCTGCGCAGCCTCAGCGCCACCACCGCCCTCACGGCCAACCACATGGAGCTTCAGGGCCAGCTCGGCCTCGCTCCCCGCAGAGATTAA
- a CDS encoding sodium:solute symporter family transporter: MTIGATAIAVILVTVASFTLLGLLQASRHTITLEDYVVSRNRVGTGMALATIVASAVGAWILFSPPEVGATSGIAGIVGYCIGQATPAAMLAFLGTRMRFLMPNGHSLNEYVLHRYGQAMYLLTLGIGVFYMFIYLAAELTAIAKAVELMAGVPLWLTALLVITGVFIYTVVGGLEASIFTDALQFVVIVPLLLLSFGVAVVALGGWGNAIAPVTQSAPELLSLANGPGIKFGATLVIAVIAAEMFNQGNWQRVYACKTNTVVRRSFLGSSLVIWPMLLLAGMLGILAMHFGFNDDRAFFSLVQALELPTWVGMGILLLVLALVMSTLSALLNGIASVFTLDLVRLMPTTPTAGILRASRILTVLIGIPAILIASQGYNVLYLFLLADLICAGAVFPVLFGLYSRRLTGTMAFWSAVVAIATGALFFPRPDFSPWNGLPFAGDLLVSFAAPVVVSTLVCLIWIQIKAQSGKTEVFDFGILSRDIRAYGENNTLAADGLTDTQRQANDPLL; encoded by the coding sequence ATGACCATTGGTGCCACAGCGATCGCTGTCATCTTAGTAACCGTGGCTAGCTTTACCCTGCTGGGTTTGCTGCAAGCGAGCCGCCACACCATCACCTTAGAAGATTACGTGGTGAGCCGTAACCGGGTGGGCACCGGCATGGCCTTAGCGACCATCGTCGCCTCGGCCGTAGGCGCTTGGATTTTATTTAGCCCACCCGAGGTGGGAGCCACCAGCGGCATTGCGGGCATTGTGGGCTACTGCATTGGGCAGGCTACCCCAGCGGCAATGCTGGCATTTCTGGGCACCCGCATGCGGTTTTTGATGCCCAACGGTCACTCGCTGAATGAGTACGTGCTTCACCGCTATGGCCAGGCCATGTACTTGCTGACCCTGGGCATTGGGGTGTTTTACATGTTCATTTACCTGGCGGCGGAGCTGACGGCGATCGCCAAAGCGGTCGAACTGATGGCCGGGGTGCCCCTCTGGTTAACTGCCCTGCTCGTCATTACCGGGGTCTTCATCTACACCGTTGTCGGCGGGCTAGAGGCGTCTATCTTTACCGATGCCCTGCAGTTTGTGGTGATCGTGCCGCTGCTGCTGCTCAGCTTTGGCGTAGCGGTAGTTGCCCTAGGAGGATGGGGGAATGCGATCGCCCCCGTGACCCAGTCTGCGCCAGAACTGCTGAGCCTAGCTAACGGCCCCGGCATTAAGTTTGGCGCCACCCTGGTGATCGCCGTGATTGCAGCCGAAATGTTTAACCAGGGCAACTGGCAACGGGTCTATGCCTGCAAAACCAACACCGTTGTGCGGCGGTCTTTTCTAGGGTCGTCTTTAGTCATTTGGCCCATGCTGTTGCTCGCAGGGATGCTGGGCATCTTGGCTATGCACTTTGGCTTCAACGACGATCGCGCCTTTTTCTCGCTGGTTCAGGCCTTGGAGCTGCCTACCTGGGTGGGCATGGGCATTTTGCTGCTGGTGCTAGCCCTGGTGATGAGTACCCTGAGTGCACTACTGAACGGCATCGCGAGTGTTTTTACCCTCGATTTGGTGCGGCTGATGCCGACCACGCCCACGGCGGGCATTTTGCGGGCCTCGCGCATTCTAACCGTGCTAATCGGCATTCCCGCCATTCTGATTGCCTCTCAGGGATACAACGTGCTGTACCTGTTTTTGCTGGCCGACTTGATTTGCGCCGGAGCAGTATTTCCGGTGCTGTTTGGCCTATATTCGCGACGGTTGACGGGAACGATGGCGTTTTGGAGTGCAGTAGTGGCGATCGCAACGGGTGCTCTATTCTTCCCCCGACCCGACTTCAGCCCCTGGAACGGTCTACCCTTTGCAGGCGATCTGCTGGTTAGCTTTGCCGCCCCCGTCGTGGTATCGACGCTAGTCTGCCTGATATGGATCCAGATTAAAGCCCAGAGCGGTAAGACGGAGGTCTTCGACTTCGGCATTCTCAGCCGCGACATCCGCGCTTACGGGGAAAACAATACGCTTGCGGCTGATGGTTTGACCGATACACAGCGCCAGGCGAATGATCCACTGCTATAG
- the egtD gene encoding L-histidine N(alpha)-methyltransferase, with the protein MPPTSQTKPSPVKLYDFHPPVEDFRGAVLRGLSQPQKTLSPKFLYDKRGSELFDAICQLPEYYLTRTEMAILRAHAEDIAAALDHRVLVELGSGSSQKIRILLGAAPQVTTYVGVDISRQHLQEACAALMQDFGGLDAIAVCADYTQPLPIAAIPELQNRPTIGFFPGSSIGNLEPAEVITFLKTVAVLGDLIVGVDLKKSAAILEPAYDDAQGVSAAFALNVLERINRELEADFDLSQFEYRAHYNESQGRIEMAIASLCDQTVRLGDAEISFRQGETLRTEHSYKYTVDEFQLLAMEAGFKPVQVWTDENQLFSLHHLKQI; encoded by the coding sequence ATGCCCCCCACCTCCCAAACCAAGCCCTCTCCCGTCAAGCTCTACGACTTTCATCCGCCAGTGGAAGATTTTCGCGGCGCAGTGCTGCGGGGTCTGAGTCAGCCGCAAAAGACGCTTTCTCCTAAGTTTCTCTACGACAAGCGGGGGTCTGAGCTGTTTGATGCCATCTGTCAGCTGCCGGAGTATTACCTCACCCGCACCGAGATGGCTATTTTGCGTGCCCATGCGGAGGATATTGCGGCGGCTCTAGATCACCGCGTCTTGGTTGAACTGGGCAGCGGCAGTAGCCAGAAGATTCGCATTTTGCTGGGCGCTGCCCCTCAGGTGACGACCTATGTGGGGGTAGACATTTCGCGGCAGCACTTGCAGGAGGCCTGCGCGGCGCTGATGCAGGATTTTGGTGGATTGGATGCGATCGCCGTCTGTGCTGACTACACTCAACCCCTGCCCATCGCCGCCATCCCTGAGCTACAGAATCGCCCCACCATCGGCTTTTTTCCCGGTTCTTCCATTGGCAATCTGGAGCCTGCCGAGGTGATCACTTTCCTCAAAACCGTGGCGGTGCTGGGTGACTTGATTGTTGGCGTAGATCTAAAGAAATCTGCCGCCATTCTCGAACCCGCCTACGACGATGCCCAAGGGGTTTCAGCAGCCTTCGCCCTAAATGTGCTGGAGAGGATCAACCGAGAACTGGAGGCCGATTTTGACCTGTCCCAGTTTGAGTATCGGGCGCACTACAACGAGTCCCAGGGACGGATTGAGATGGCGATCGCCAGCCTCTGCGACCAAACCGTGCGCCTGGGCGATGCCGAGATTTCCTTTCGCCAGGGCGAAACCCTGCGTACTGAGCACTCCTATAAATACACGGTGGATGAGTTTCAGCTTTTGGCGATGGAAGCGGGTTTCAAGCCAGTACAGGTTTGGACGGATGAGAATCAGCTCTTTAGCCTGCACCACTTAAAACAAATATAG
- a CDS encoding WecB/TagA/CpsF family glycosyltransferase, protein MTEPVLQARRILKTRVDATSYTDACDRIQTWATTGRSCYVVAANVHVVMTAYWDAQYQRILEDAALVTSDGMPLVMGLRLLGVSGQSRVYGPDLMLAWCDRAAHLGLPIYLYGGTVPMLEKMATSLQQQFPGLSIVGTHAPPFRPLSAEEAAADVARINQSGARVVFVGLGCPKQEQWMHRYQGQVNAVMIGVGAAFSFFSGDVSQAPRWMMRLGLEWLYRFGQEPRRLWQRYLVNNPMFVILFGAQVAKYRLWGARDNEKGSGFKV, encoded by the coding sequence ATGACGGAGCCAGTGCTTCAGGCTAGGCGCATTCTTAAAACTCGGGTGGATGCCACCAGCTACACCGATGCCTGCGATCGCATTCAGACCTGGGCCACCACCGGGCGATCATGCTACGTAGTCGCCGCCAACGTCCACGTCGTGATGACCGCCTATTGGGATGCTCAATACCAGCGCATTCTCGAGGATGCGGCCCTAGTCACTTCCGACGGCATGCCCCTAGTGATGGGGCTGCGGCTGCTGGGGGTGTCCGGCCAGAGCCGGGTGTATGGGCCGGATTTGATGCTGGCCTGGTGCGATCGCGCTGCCCACTTAGGTCTGCCCATCTACCTCTATGGCGGCACTGTCCCCATGCTGGAGAAGATGGCCACTTCCTTGCAGCAGCAATTTCCCGGCCTGTCCATTGTGGGCACCCATGCCCCACCCTTTCGCCCGCTCTCAGCCGAAGAAGCCGCTGCCGATGTGGCGCGCATCAACCAGTCGGGGGCGCGGGTGGTGTTTGTCGGCCTAGGCTGCCCCAAGCAAGAGCAGTGGATGCACCGCTACCAGGGCCAGGTCAACGCTGTGATGATCGGCGTTGGGGCTGCCTTTAGCTTCTTTAGTGGTGATGTCTCCCAGGCTCCCCGGTGGATGATGCGCCTGGGCCTGGAGTGGCTTTACCGCTTTGGCCAAGAACCCCGCCGCCTGTGGCAGCGCTATTTAGTGAACAACCCTATGTTTGTAATCTTGTTTGGGGCGCAGGTAGCTAAGTATAGGTTGTGGGGAGCGCGGGACAACGAAAAGGGTTCAGGATTTAAGGTTTAG